A region of the Lysobacter sp. K5869 genome:
TGAGCCCGGCTCACTACCTGCCTGGCGGTCGCGGGCCGCGCTGCCGCCGCTGGGCGCACTGCGCTGCTTCGAGGCGGCCGCGCGCCTGGGCAGCTTCACCCGCGCGGCGCAGGAACTGCATCTGACCCACGGCGCGATCAGCCGCGCGGTGCGTTCGATCGAGGACGCGCTCGGCGTCGGCTTGTTCGAGCGCCGCAGCCAGCGCGTTCACCTCACCGCCGCGGGCGAGCGCTTGCGCGATGCCGCGGCCGGCGCGTTCGAGCTGCTCGCCGCGACCGTGCGCGAACTGCGCGAGCCGTCGCGCAAGCCGGCGCTGGTGTTGTCGTGCGAACCGAGCTTGCTGATGCGTTGGCTGATCCCGCGCTTGCCGGCGTGGCAGGCCGCGCATCCGCGCATCGCGCTGCAA
Encoded here:
- a CDS encoding LysR family transcriptional regulator, with the protein product MNPHDDGEPGSLPAWRSRAALPPLGALRCFEAAARLGSFTRAAQELHLTHGAISRAVRSIEDALGVGLFERRSQRVHLTAAGERLRDAAAGAFELLAATVRELREPSRKPALVLSCEPSLLMRWLIPRLPAWQAAHPRIALQLVAGGGPVGFGEVDLAIRRNDFAWERGVHALHLFDERVGPVCSPAYRDAQVGGSGRNARLAAGSCLLHSATRAGAWDAWARAARRKLPADATAQTFEHFYFSL